The following are encoded together in the Falsibacillus albus genome:
- a CDS encoding immune inhibitor A domain-containing protein, whose protein sequence is MNKIFKAGLTTMVVAGTLFTGFPASPSAMAKEIDNISTSQVAQPKSSLDLAIINDEKLLAALIKRGQISATASDAAKKKALNDYIELKGKETKEKNSSDPLTAKVKSAESSKHQQFKHFIHGKHNGQMKGNKNHPDPVKESTSPGVVKKGKLLTLMVEFSDMPHNSIKPGETDNYYSDYNTQHYEDMIFGENGVKGPNGENLISQKQYYEQQSGGTYTIEGQAYGWLKVPGTAAYYGADKASGGHDNVTPGGSKQLVIDAYAAAKAAGIPLQDYDLEDPHDLDGDGNYWEPDGLVDHLQIIHSGMGQEAGGGSLGDNAIWSHRSAKFVDPDGLGNGLPGFYDYTMMPEDGATGVFAHEYGHDLGLPDEYDTIYSGAGEAVEYWSIMSAGSWAGKIPGTEPTGFSPWAKSYFQSTLGGKWTNPTVINFEDLNKKGTQLLLDQANSPLGQNNQAIQVNLPQKKTPINTPATGSYEYWGGQADEIDTNMVTDVDLTGKTSAELTFDAWYDIEEQWDFGFVQVSTDNGATWKSLGNEHTRSDVEDGGYPTIINSMPGFTGNSNGWEAEKFDLSQYAGQKIKLRLRYASDWGYTLAGFFADNIKVVADGKTIVDDGAENNASPFTLNGFKQFDGNKYVDHYYLLEWRNHQGVDAGLGHIARGSSLMSYDGGLVVWYVDDTFTDNWTGIHPGDGFLGVVDAHDDTNLVWSTGGEASSRYHVADAAFNYLPTSGLNLIYPAMTLNLASEPGVPLFNDMNDFNNLYLPDAGRNISHYGLKVLVNDQARDKSVGSIVLFR, encoded by the coding sequence TTGAACAAAATATTTAAGGCAGGTCTTACTACCATGGTGGTAGCAGGTACGCTATTTACAGGGTTTCCTGCGAGCCCATCTGCTATGGCAAAAGAAATCGACAACATCAGCACGTCGCAAGTTGCACAACCAAAAAGCTCTTTGGATCTGGCAATAATAAATGATGAAAAGCTACTGGCAGCACTGATTAAACGAGGACAAATTTCGGCTACTGCTTCAGATGCTGCAAAGAAAAAAGCTTTGAATGATTATATTGAATTAAAAGGCAAAGAGACCAAAGAAAAAAACAGTTCGGATCCACTTACTGCGAAAGTTAAATCAGCAGAATCTTCTAAGCATCAACAGTTTAAGCATTTTATTCATGGAAAGCACAACGGCCAGATGAAAGGCAACAAAAACCACCCAGACCCAGTAAAAGAATCCACTTCACCTGGAGTTGTCAAAAAAGGAAAGCTGCTCACTTTGATGGTAGAATTCTCAGACATGCCTCATAACAGCATAAAGCCTGGAGAAACTGACAACTACTATTCCGACTATAATACCCAGCATTATGAGGATATGATTTTTGGAGAAAACGGGGTGAAAGGACCAAACGGTGAAAACCTCATTTCTCAAAAGCAGTACTACGAACAGCAATCAGGCGGCACGTATACAATAGAAGGACAAGCTTATGGATGGCTCAAAGTACCTGGGACAGCTGCATATTATGGCGCAGACAAAGCTTCCGGCGGACATGATAACGTTACGCCTGGAGGGTCAAAACAATTAGTAATCGATGCTTATGCTGCAGCCAAAGCTGCAGGAATTCCATTACAGGATTATGATTTGGAAGACCCGCATGACCTCGATGGAGACGGAAACTATTGGGAGCCGGATGGTTTAGTTGACCATCTGCAAATCATCCACTCCGGAATGGGGCAGGAAGCTGGCGGCGGCTCTTTAGGTGATAATGCGATTTGGTCTCATCGATCAGCCAAATTTGTTGACCCCGATGGACTCGGAAATGGATTGCCAGGATTCTATGATTATACGATGATGCCTGAAGATGGCGCGACTGGGGTATTCGCCCATGAATATGGTCATGACCTTGGATTACCAGATGAATATGATACGATCTATTCTGGAGCTGGAGAAGCCGTTGAATATTGGTCTATCATGTCTGCAGGCTCTTGGGCAGGAAAAATCCCAGGAACAGAGCCAACAGGTTTCTCACCTTGGGCTAAGTCATATTTCCAATCTACATTGGGAGGAAAATGGACAAACCCTACAGTCATAAACTTTGAGGATTTAAACAAAAAGGGTACACAACTATTGCTTGATCAGGCAAATTCACCTCTTGGACAAAATAATCAAGCGATCCAAGTGAATTTGCCACAGAAGAAGACACCAATCAATACGCCAGCAACTGGAAGCTATGAGTATTGGGGCGGGCAGGCTGATGAAATCGATACAAACATGGTGACAGATGTTGATTTAACTGGAAAAACTTCAGCAGAGCTGACTTTCGACGCGTGGTATGACATTGAAGAACAGTGGGATTTTGGATTTGTCCAGGTTTCCACCGATAATGGAGCAACTTGGAAATCGTTAGGAAACGAACACACTAGAAGCGATGTGGAAGATGGTGGCTATCCGACCATCATTAACTCTATGCCAGGATTCACCGGCAACTCAAATGGATGGGAAGCTGAAAAATTTGATTTATCCCAATATGCAGGACAAAAAATCAAATTAAGATTACGCTATGCTTCTGACTGGGGATATACATTAGCAGGCTTCTTTGCCGACAATATTAAAGTTGTGGCAGATGGTAAAACGATTGTAGATGATGGTGCTGAAAACAATGCTTCCCCGTTTACATTGAATGGTTTTAAACAATTTGATGGTAATAAATATGTCGATCACTATTACCTATTGGAATGGAGAAATCATCAAGGAGTAGACGCTGGCCTTGGCCATATCGCACGCGGAAGCTCGCTGATGAGCTATGATGGAGGATTGGTCGTTTGGTATGTTGACGATACATTTACTGACAACTGGACAGGGATCCACCCAGGTGACGGCTTCCTTGGAGTCGTAGATGCCCATGATGATACAAATCTAGTTTGGAGCACTGGTGGGGAAGCCTCAAGTCGCTACCATGTCGCGGATGCTGCATTTAACTATTTGCCTACTTCCGGATTAAACTTAATTTACCCTGCAATGACATTAAACTTAGCGAGCGAACCAGGCGTTCCATTATTCAATGACATGAATGACTTTAACAACCTTTACCTGCCTGATGCCGGACGCAACATCAGCCACTACGGATTGAAAGTCTTAGTCAATGACCAAGCAAGAGATAAATCAGTCGGATCGATTGTACTTTTTAGGTAG
- a CDS encoding MurR/RpiR family transcriptional regulator — protein MGKVLEQFASYIKELTHSERHVLYYIEGNIDQAKNQSLTDMARVNSVSTTTIVRMCHKLGLEGFTELKFLLKKMESDSRPEASDAIDRYRREMDQALSSLKVKDFEEISEQLMRADRIMIVGVGLSKMMGEYFSKLFMQTNKPTSYVYESHIIDLLPNMVQPKDLIVFLSSSGETSTIVQAAEKLRYKNVDTLAITNGADSTLSKSVRKTLSADIQRVQYAGYDLSARSSMVMLIDILFEYYLKKIK, from the coding sequence ATGGGAAAAGTACTCGAGCAATTTGCCTCCTATATCAAAGAATTAACCCATTCGGAACGACATGTTCTTTATTATATCGAAGGAAATATCGACCAAGCGAAAAATCAGTCCTTGACCGATATGGCAAGAGTCAATAGCGTCAGCACGACGACGATCGTGCGCATGTGCCATAAGCTTGGCTTGGAAGGCTTCACTGAGTTGAAGTTTTTGTTAAAAAAAATGGAATCGGATTCGCGGCCAGAGGCAAGCGATGCGATCGACCGGTATCGCCGTGAAATGGATCAGGCGCTCTCCTCCTTGAAGGTGAAGGACTTCGAGGAAATCAGCGAACAGCTCATGCGGGCCGATCGAATCATGATCGTCGGGGTCGGATTGTCCAAAATGATGGGCGAATACTTCAGCAAGCTCTTTATGCAAACGAACAAACCGACCTCCTATGTGTATGAATCGCACATCATCGACCTGCTGCCGAACATGGTCCAGCCAAAGGATCTGATCGTATTCCTATCATCCAGCGGGGAGACATCGACCATCGTCCAGGCAGCTGAAAAGCTCCGCTACAAAAACGTCGACACCCTGGCCATAACAAACGGAGCCGACAGCACCCTGTCCAAAAGCGTCCGCAAAACCTTGAGCGCCGACATCCAGCGCGTCCAATACGCCGGCTACGACCTCTCCGCCCGCTCCTCCATGGTCATGCTCATCGACATCCTCTTTGAATATTACCTCAAGAAAATCAAATGA